Genomic window (Arachis hypogaea cultivar Tifrunner chromosome 13, arahy.Tifrunner.gnm2.J5K5, whole genome shotgun sequence):
AAGCTAGAGAGGAGGATATATATCAACTTATTCAAATCTTAAATGTTTACACGGAAGCCTCCGGTCAAAGAATAAATTTGGATAAATCCGGAATAATATTTGGGAATCATGTTTCTATAAATACAAGAGTACAGATTGAAGAAATTCTTGGAATATCTACTTGGGATAATCCAGGAAAATATTTGGGCCTGCCTGCGAAATGGGGAAGATCTAAGATGAAAGCGCTAGAATGGATAGAGgataaagttaataaaaaaattgagggaTGGAAAGAGAAACTCCTTAATCAAGCTGGGAAAGAAATCCTAATTAAAGCAGTGATTCAGGCTATACCTTCATACGTCATGAATGTGGTGAAGCTGCCAAAGAGTTTTTGCAAGAAATTAGAAGGCAAAATAGCAAAATTTTGGTGGGCTGGATCAGGGAAGGAGAGAGGAACACATTGGATAAGTTGGAAAAGAATGACTAAAAGTAAGAAGGATGGAGGGTTGGGATTTAGAAATTTAGAGAATCAAAATATAGCATATTTGGCTAAGCAGGCATGGAGACTTGTAAAGAATCCTGAGGCAATAtgggcaaaaattttaaaagaaatgtaTTTTCCGGATGGAAATTTTTGGGAGGCAAAGGAAAAAAATGGAGACTCTTGGGTTTGGAGAAGTTTAGTGGAAGGGAAAGACTTTATTAGAAGGAATGGAAGATGGAGCATTGGAGATGGAAGTAATATTGATATATGGAAAGACAATTGGATTATCGAAGGTGGGAGTATAAAGAATTACTGGGATAATAGGATATCAATGGTTAAAGACTTATTGGTGGAAGGGGGAGGATGGAATGAAGAGTTATTACGACAGGTGTTTCCTCctaatataaaagataagatccTAAGCACACCTATAAGTCTCATTAATAAGGAAGACTGTTTCTTCTGGCCACATAGATTAGATGGAAATTATACTATAAAATCAGGATACTACATTGCCAAATATGAAGAGAGAGTTGGTGAGGATAATTGGGCATCCTCCAGTGATAATTTCAAGGAAGTATGGAGTGAGATATGGAAGATGCAAAtaccgaataaaataaaaatcttcttATGGAAGGCCTCACACAATATTATTGCAGTTAATTATAATctttggaaaagaaaaattactaaCAGTCCAATATGCAGGATATGCAGGAATGGTGAAGAATCAGTGGAGCATGCTATCCTATTATGTCCATGGACAAGACCTACTTGGTTTGGAGCACAGATTCAGGCAATACCGACGGATAATTCAATTCGAACATTTGCTCAATGGTTGCTGGAAACAATCAATAGAATAAAACAGGAAGGCAAAAAATGCAGGAACAACGGATAGGAAGTTTAGGATTCATGTGCTGGGCTATTTGGAAACAAAGGAATAATCATATTTTTCAAGGAGAAGAAATCAGTCCAAACAGAACAATTCAAGCAGCAAAGACAATGCAAACTGAATTTTTATCAGCAATCGAACAGGCAAAAATGAAGCACAAAGGAGCAGAAAATAGAAGGATGAGAAATATTACCTGGAGGGCTCCACCAAGGGATTGGTTGAAAATCAATGTGGATGCAAGCTTCAGAAAATCTAACAGGAAGGGAGCAATTGCAACGGTCCTTAGAGATTGGCAAGGAAAATTTATCACAGGATCAGCAACAGAAATCAGGGCTTTCTCCAGTCTTGAAGCTGAAGCATTAGCACTCAGGGAAGCATTGATAATGGCAAAAAATTTGCAGTTGGGAAAAGTTTTAATAGAGTCAGATAATTTACAATTAATACAATCAATAAAGTCAAATTCTCAGATAGGTGAAATACTAGCTTATTTAAAGGACATAGCACATCTTTTGAAAGATTTACCGGATGTCGGGATAACCTGGACTCCAAGGGAGGGAAATCATTTAGCGCATCTCATAGCAACACAAAGAGCTACAGGTATACTTTCAAGCAATTGGTCAGTGAAATTACCAGCGACAATTGAAACCCAATTGAGAAGAGAAGCAGAAAAAGTtagaagaattggaagaaggccTACACATCACGAAGGTGCAATCGAGCAAAAGGGAGACCAGATGTTAACGGTACCCAATCAGGTGGTCATTGAAGCCCGGGAAGGAACCGGAGGGGAGCAACGGACAGAGGAGCAACCTGCGTTTGAACCAGAAGACAGTCTTAAACAGGTATAAAAtcaaaaatgacaaaaatacGGCAAGAAGTTTACATCAGAATTGAGCAATTTAGTAGAGAGGAACTCCCAGTGAGAATTTGTGGGTTCTTTCACCCTTTGCAACAGAGCTTCCATCAGAGGCGCTGCCAGTGGAGGAGACCTGAGCAAACCGGCACAACCATACCATGCATCGAATTcagatctc
Coding sequences:
- the LOC114924961 gene encoding uncharacterized protein, with the protein product MKHKGAENRRMRNITWRAPPRDWLKINVDASFRKSNRKGAIATVLRDWQGKFITGSATEIRAFSSLEAEALALREALIMAKNLQLGKVLIESDNLQLIQSIKSNSQIGEILAYLKDIAHLLKDLPDVGITWTPREGNHLAHLIATQRATGILSSNWSVKLPATIETQLRREAEKVRRIGRRPTHHEGAIEQKGDQMLTVPNQVVIEAREGTGGEQRTEEQPAFEPEDSLKQV